Proteins encoded together in one Sulfitobacter pontiacus window:
- the gltX gene encoding glutamate--tRNA ligase has translation MTITRFAPSPTGYIHVGNLRTALMNYLIARKNGGEFILRIDDTDPVRSKEEYVDVLKEDLTWLGLHWDRVERQSERLDKYHAAADELRKIGRFYEAWETPTELDLKRKKQLNMGKPPVYDRAALNLSDAEKAKLRDERGPGVWRFKLDQERIEWKDGILGDISIDAASVSDPVLIRGDGQILYTLASVVDDTEMGVTNVVRGSDHVTNTATQIQIMQALGGIVPTFAHHSLLTGPQGEALSKRLGVLALRDLRERGVHPFALLSTMARLGSSDPIELRTDMESLIDGFDIERFGSAPTKFDVEDLFPMTGRYLQTLPLEAVAGDIAALGVPEDKAALFWQVTRENITTLHDLKGWWQMFSEGAEPVIADEDKEFVAEALALLPEGEFDESTWGTWTAAVKEQTGRKGKGLFMPLRLALTGKPHGPDMGAVLPLLQVVKARG, from the coding sequence ATGACCATCACCCGCTTCGCCCCGTCCCCGACCGGCTATATCCACGTAGGCAACCTGCGCACGGCGCTGATGAACTATCTGATCGCCCGCAAGAACGGCGGAGAGTTCATCCTGCGGATCGACGACACCGATCCGGTGCGCAGCAAGGAAGAATACGTCGACGTTCTGAAAGAAGACCTGACATGGCTCGGCCTGCATTGGGACCGCGTTGAGCGTCAGTCCGAGCGGTTGGACAAATACCACGCCGCCGCGGACGAGCTGCGCAAGATCGGGCGTTTCTATGAAGCCTGGGAAACCCCGACCGAGCTGGACCTCAAGCGCAAAAAACAGCTCAACATGGGCAAGCCGCCGGTCTATGACCGCGCCGCGCTGAACCTGTCGGATGCGGAAAAAGCCAAGCTGCGCGACGAACGCGGCCCCGGTGTGTGGCGTTTCAAGCTGGATCAGGAACGGATCGAGTGGAAGGACGGTATCCTGGGCGATATCTCGATCGATGCGGCATCGGTCTCCGACCCCGTGTTGATCCGCGGCGACGGGCAGATTTTGTATACTCTGGCGTCGGTCGTGGACGATACCGAAATGGGTGTGACCAATGTCGTGCGCGGGTCCGACCATGTGACCAACACGGCGACACAAATCCAGATCATGCAAGCGCTTGGCGGCATCGTGCCGACCTTTGCGCACCATTCGCTGTTGACTGGCCCGCAGGGCGAAGCGCTGTCGAAACGTCTGGGCGTTCTGGCGCTGCGCGACTTGCGCGAGCGCGGTGTGCATCCTTTTGCGCTGCTGTCGACAATGGCGCGCCTGGGCTCTTCGGACCCGATTGAACTGCGCACCGATATGGAGAGCCTGATCGACGGTTTCGACATCGAACGCTTCGGCTCAGCGCCGACCAAATTCGACGTCGAGGACCTGTTCCCCATGACCGGCCGCTATCTGCAGACCCTCCCACTTGAGGCCGTCGCAGGCGACATCGCAGCCCTTGGTGTGCCCGAGGATAAAGCCGCGCTGTTCTGGCAGGTCACCCGCGAAAACATCACCACGTTGCACGATCTGAAAGGTTGGTGGCAGATGTTCAGCGAAGGCGCAGAGCCTGTGATCGCAGACGAGGATAAAGAATTCGTCGCCGAAGCCCTGGCGCTTCTGCCCGAGGGCGAGTTTGACGAAAGCACCTGGGGCACATGGACGGCCGCCGTGAAAGAGCAGACCGGCCGCAAGGGCAAGGGGCTGTTCATGCCGCTGCGTCTGGCGCTGACTGGTAAACCCCACGGCCCCGACATGGGGGCGGTGCTGCCGTTGCTGCAAGTCGTGAAGGCACGCGGGTGA
- the gcvT gene encoding glycine cleavage system aminomethyltransferase GcvT: MSDLQQTPLYDLHLELGGKMVPFAGYSMPVQYPMGVMKEHLHTRAAAGVFDVSHMGQVMVTGPSWDAVALAFETLVPMNVLGLEDGRQRYGFFTNDAGGIEDDLMFARRGDDLFVVVNAACKDADIARMKAALEPEITVTPITDRALVAVQGPAAGAAVASLDAAADGMRFMDFGTLTLDGVEVWASRSGYTGEDGFEISVPEAHAEALVRRLLEVEGVEPIGLGARDSLRLEAGLCLYGNDIDAGTNPVEASLTWAIQKARRAGGERAGGYPGADAVQTAFDDGVGRKRVGLAPEGRAPMRDGTPLFDAATGGTQVGEVTSGSFGPTVGGPVAMGYVSEAQAGIDTMLWGEVRGKRLPVTVAKLPFVAANFKR; encoded by the coding sequence ATGAGCGATTTGCAACAGACACCGCTATACGATCTTCATCTGGAACTGGGGGGCAAGATGGTGCCCTTTGCGGGCTATTCCATGCCTGTGCAATATCCGATGGGCGTGATGAAAGAGCACCTGCACACCCGCGCCGCAGCGGGCGTCTTTGACGTCAGCCACATGGGGCAGGTGATGGTGACCGGCCCGTCGTGGGACGCCGTGGCGCTGGCGTTCGAGACATTGGTGCCGATGAATGTGCTGGGGCTGGAAGACGGGCGGCAGCGCTATGGGTTCTTCACCAATGACGCCGGCGGGATCGAGGATGACCTGATGTTCGCGCGCCGTGGGGATGACCTGTTTGTTGTGGTCAACGCCGCCTGCAAGGATGCCGATATCGCACGCATGAAGGCGGCGTTGGAGCCAGAGATCACCGTGACCCCGATCACCGACCGCGCGCTGGTGGCTGTGCAGGGCCCTGCGGCGGGGGCGGCTGTGGCGTCGCTTGATGCCGCTGCGGACGGAATGCGGTTCATGGATTTCGGCACATTGACGCTGGACGGGGTAGAGGTCTGGGCCTCGCGGTCGGGCTATACCGGCGAGGATGGCTTCGAGATTTCGGTGCCGGAGGCCCACGCCGAAGCGCTGGTCCGCCGGCTACTGGAGGTCGAGGGTGTGGAACCCATTGGTCTGGGCGCGCGGGATTCGCTGCGGCTTGAGGCGGGATTGTGTCTTTATGGCAATGACATCGACGCAGGCACCAATCCGGTCGAGGCCAGCCTGACCTGGGCGATCCAGAAAGCGCGCCGCGCCGGTGGTGAACGCGCGGGCGGCTACCCCGGTGCCGATGCCGTTCAGACGGCGTTCGACGATGGTGTCGGCCGCAAGCGTGTCGGTCTGGCCCCCGAAGGCCGTGCGCCGATGCGCGACGGGACACCGCTGTTTGACGCGGCGACAGGGGGCACGCAGGTGGGCGAGGTCACCTCGGGCAGTTTCGGGCCGACGGTAGGCGGGCCTGTCGCAATGGGCTATGTCAGTGAGGCGCAGGCGGGTATTGATACGATGCTGTGGGGCGAAGTCCGTGGCAAGCGTCTGCCGGTGACTGTGGCCAAGCTGCCCTTTGTTGCGGCGAATTTTAAAAGATAA
- the gcvP gene encoding aminomethyl-transferring glycine dehydrogenase, which produces MVFKPTEYLPYDFANRRHIGPSPAEMSDMLKTVGAQSLGALIDDTMPAQIRQKEPLDFGKPMSEREVLEYMRVVAGKNKVLTSLIGQGYHGTVTPPAIQRNIFENPAWYTAYTPYQPEISQGRLEALLNFQTMVSDLTGLEVANASLLDEATACAEAMTMALRLSKSRAKAFFVDRDCHPQNIAVIQTRAAPLDIEVIIGDPDKMDASAVFGALFQYPGTYGHVRDFTDHMAALHEAGALGVVSADPMALTLLKEPGAMGADIAVGSTQRFGVPEGYGGPHAAYMACKDAYKRAMPGRIVGVSIDAHGNRAYRLSLQTREQHIRREKATSNVCTAQALLAVMASMYAVFHGPEGLKAIAQRIHRKAVRLANGLEEAGFKVDPKSFFDTVTVDVGPLQAAVMKSAVDEGINLRRVGETRVGITLDERTVPETIEAVWRAFGIRRSDEKFEAQYRFPDDMLRESAYLTHPIFHMNRAETEMMRYMRRLADRDLALDRAMIPLGSCTMKLNSAAEMMPVSWREFSMIHPFVPQDQALGYKHMIDDLSAKLCDITGYDAISMQPNSGAQGEYAGLLAIASYHRANGQGHRNICLIPMSAHGTNPASANMVGWKVVVIKTAANGDIDLDDFRAKAEKHSENLAGCMITYPSTHGVFEETVTEVTKITHDHGGQVYIDGANMNAMVGLARPGDVGGDVSHLNLHKTFCIPHGGGGPGMGPIGVKSHLIPHVPGHPNGGEGAVSAAPYGSPSLLPISWSYCLMMGGDGLTQATRVAILNANYIAKRLEGAFEVLYKGPTGRVAHECIFDVRPFEDSAGVTVDDIAKRLIDAGFHAPTMSFPVAGTLMVEPTESETKAELDRFCDAMLAIRDEIRAIENGDMPRENNALKNAPHTVEDLVGEWDRPYTREQGCFPPGAFRVDKYWPPVNRVDNVHGDRNLICTCPPMEEYAEAAE; this is translated from the coding sequence ATGGTTTTCAAACCGACCGAATATTTGCCGTATGATTTTGCCAACCGCAGACATATCGGGCCGTCCCCGGCAGAGATGTCGGACATGTTGAAAACCGTCGGCGCGCAGAGCCTTGGCGCGTTGATTGATGACACGATGCCCGCGCAGATCCGGCAGAAAGAGCCGCTGGATTTCGGCAAGCCCATGTCAGAGCGCGAAGTGCTGGAATACATGCGCGTGGTGGCGGGCAAGAACAAGGTGCTCACCTCGTTGATCGGGCAGGGCTATCACGGCACGGTGACGCCGCCTGCGATCCAGCGCAATATTTTTGAAAACCCCGCATGGTACACGGCCTACACCCCCTACCAGCCCGAGATCAGCCAAGGGCGTCTTGAGGCATTGCTGAACTTCCAGACCATGGTCAGCGATCTGACCGGGCTTGAGGTCGCCAATGCGTCCTTGCTGGACGAGGCGACGGCTTGTGCCGAGGCGATGACCATGGCGCTGCGCCTGTCGAAATCAAGGGCCAAGGCGTTCTTTGTCGACCGCGATTGCCACCCCCAGAACATCGCCGTGATCCAGACCCGCGCAGCCCCGCTGGATATCGAGGTGATCATCGGCGACCCTGACAAGATGGACGCGAGCGCTGTCTTCGGGGCGCTGTTCCAGTACCCTGGCACCTACGGCCATGTGCGCGACTTTACCGACCATATGGCCGCGCTCCATGAGGCAGGTGCCTTGGGCGTCGTATCCGCTGATCCGATGGCGCTGACGTTGCTGAAAGAACCCGGTGCCATGGGGGCCGATATCGCCGTTGGCTCCACTCAGCGGTTCGGCGTCCCTGAAGGATATGGCGGTCCGCATGCGGCCTATATGGCGTGCAAGGATGCCTATAAGCGTGCAATGCCGGGGCGGATTGTGGGTGTGTCGATTGATGCCCACGGCAACCGCGCTTACCGACTGTCCCTTCAGACCCGCGAGCAGCATATCCGGCGTGAAAAGGCGACCTCTAACGTTTGCACGGCGCAGGCTTTGCTGGCGGTGATGGCGTCGATGTATGCGGTGTTCCACGGGCCCGAGGGGCTGAAGGCCATCGCGCAACGCATCCATCGCAAGGCGGTGCGCTTGGCGAACGGGCTGGAGGAGGCCGGCTTTAAAGTCGATCCCAAATCCTTCTTTGACACGGTGACGGTTGATGTCGGCCCCTTGCAGGCTGCAGTCATGAAATCCGCGGTGGACGAAGGCATCAACCTGCGCCGCGTCGGTGAAACACGTGTCGGCATCACGCTGGACGAACGGACGGTGCCCGAGACGATCGAAGCTGTCTGGCGCGCCTTCGGCATCCGCCGCAGCGACGAGAAATTCGAGGCGCAGTATCGGTTCCCCGATGATATGCTACGTGAAAGCGCCTATCTCACCCATCCGATCTTCCACATGAACCGCGCCGAGACCGAGATGATGCGCTACATGCGCCGTCTGGCCGACCGTGATCTGGCGCTGGACCGCGCGATGATCCCGCTGGGGTCCTGCACGATGAAGCTGAATTCGGCTGCGGAGATGATGCCCGTCAGCTGGCGCGAGTTTTCGATGATCCACCCGTTTGTGCCGCAGGATCAGGCGCTTGGTTACAAGCATATGATCGACGACCTGTCGGCCAAGCTTTGTGACATCACGGGGTATGATGCGATTTCCATGCAGCCGAATTCTGGCGCGCAGGGGGAATATGCCGGCCTTCTGGCGATTGCGTCCTATCACCGTGCCAACGGGCAGGGGCATCGCAACATCTGCCTGATCCCCATGTCGGCCCATGGCACCAACCCCGCCAGCGCCAATATGGTCGGCTGGAAGGTAGTCGTGATCAAGACGGCGGCCAATGGTGACATCGACTTGGATGACTTCCGCGCGAAGGCGGAAAAGCACAGCGAGAACCTTGCCGGTTGCATGATCACCTATCCCTCGACCCACGGCGTATTCGAGGAAACCGTGACCGAGGTGACCAAGATCACCCATGATCACGGTGGGCAGGTCTATATCGACGGGGCGAATATGAACGCGATGGTCGGTCTGGCGCGTCCGGGCGATGTCGGCGGGGATGTCAGCCACCTGAACCTGCACAAGACCTTCTGCATCCCGCATGGGGGCGGTGGCCCCGGCATGGGGCCGATTGGCGTGAAATCACATCTTATCCCCCATGTGCCCGGCCATCCGAACGGCGGTGAGGGCGCCGTTTCGGCGGCACCCTACGGGTCGCCATCGTTGCTGCCGATCTCGTGGTCGTATTGCTTGATGATGGGCGGTGACGGGCTGACGCAGGCGACGCGGGTGGCGATCCTGAATGCCAACTACATTGCCAAGCGGCTCGAAGGGGCGTTCGAGGTGCTGTACAAGGGGCCGACGGGACGCGTTGCCCATGAATGTATCTTTGACGTGCGCCCGTTCGAGGATAGCGCAGGCGTGACGGTCGATGACATCGCGAAACGTCTGATCGACGCCGGCTTCCATGCGCCGACGATGAGCTTCCCTGTCGCGGGCACGCTGATGGTGGAACCGACCGAGTCGGAAACCAAGGCCGAGCTGGACCGTTTCTGCGACGCGATGCTTGCGATCCGTGACGAAATCCGCGCAATCGAGAACGGCGATATGCCGCGCGAGAACAACGCGCTGAAGAACGCGCCGCACACGGTCGAGGATCTGGTTGGCGAGTGGGATCGTCCCTACACGCGCGAACAGGGCTGCTTCCCCCCCGGTGCGTTCCGCGTCGACAAATACTGGCCTCCGGTCAACCGTGTCGACAACGTGCATGGTGACCGTAACCTGATCTGCACCTGCCCCCCGATGGAGGAATACGCAGAGGCGGCTGAGTAA
- the gcvH gene encoding glycine cleavage system protein GcvH encodes MKFTEEHEWLRVEGDEIVVGITIHAAEQLGDVVFVELPDEGTTVSKDDEVVVIESVKAASDILAPIDGEIIEVNSTLSDNPAMVNDDPQGDAWFFKMKASDPSQMDEFMDEAAYQKFIG; translated from the coding sequence ATGAAGTTTACCGAAGAGCACGAATGGCTGCGGGTTGAAGGCGACGAGATCGTCGTTGGCATCACCATCCACGCCGCCGAACAACTGGGCGACGTGGTGTTTGTCGAACTGCCCGACGAAGGCACGACCGTCAGCAAGGACGACGAGGTCGTCGTGATCGAATCCGTCAAGGCTGCGTCCGACATTCTGGCACCGATCGATGGAGAGATCATCGAGGTCAACAGCACGCTGTCCGACAACCCCGCGATGGTGAATGACGATCCGCAGGGCGATGCGTGGTTCTTCAAGATGAAGGCGTCCGATCCGAGCCAGATGGACGAGTTCATGGACGAAGCCGCCTATCAGAAGTTCATCGGGTAA
- a CDS encoding gamma-glutamylcyclotransferase family protein gives MTPYFFGYGSLVNRNTHAYPDARPAQLRGWHRLWVRIEGASHVFLSVLPEEGTVIDGLIAAVPGADWVALDTRETNYDRIGSNGAVVHDIIPAPDMAHYSVPTDTHVTSGDHTILLSYLDVVVQGFLREYGIDGVQRFFDTTRGWDTPILNDRAAPKYPRAQELTTQETALVDQHLTRLSAQVQ, from the coding sequence ATGACACCATATTTTTTCGGCTATGGCAGCCTCGTAAATCGCAATACCCACGCCTACCCCGACGCCCGTCCGGCGCAGCTTCGCGGCTGGCACCGGCTTTGGGTGCGCATCGAAGGGGCGTCGCATGTGTTCCTGAGCGTCCTGCCCGAAGAAGGCACCGTGATCGACGGGTTGATCGCGGCGGTCCCCGGTGCGGACTGGGTGGCGCTGGATACACGCGAAACCAACTATGATCGCATCGGATCGAACGGGGCGGTGGTGCATGACATCATCCCGGCCCCCGATATGGCACATTATTCCGTGCCCACAGACACCCATGTGACATCGGGCGACCATACCATCCTGCTCAGCTATCTTGATGTGGTGGTGCAGGGGTTCCTGCGCGAATATGGCATCGACGGGGTGCAGCGCTTCTTTGACACGACGCGGGGCTGGGATACGCCGATCCTGAATGACCGCGCCGCGCCAAAATACCCGCGCGCGCAAGAGCTTACCACGCAGGAAACCGCGCTGGTCGACCAGCATCTGACCCGCCTATCGGCGCAGGTGCAGTAG
- a CDS encoding inositol monophosphatase, with amino-acid sequence MTQTTQTLPAPLPPVLTAAQQTHVVNVLRRAARAEVLPRFRNLAPADIDTKSGPHDLVTAADLAAEAMITRALATAYPDALIIGEEAVSADPALQDKIADAPLAFILDPIDGTSNFAHGLSTFGMILAVTRFGKPAFGVIYDPVNDDWVISDDTSTPRFERALGQSRPLRVSMGKQIEDLSGFVPLGNFSKELRVKVAATMPSFAKVNSLRCSAHEYRTVAQGHADFVLSGTLHPWDHAAGALICAQAGAHVEMLSGGPYDATLRTGHILAAPDKTTWNRLRKVFAFLADN; translated from the coding sequence ATGACGCAGACCACCCAGACACTGCCCGCCCCCCTGCCACCCGTTCTGACGGCAGCCCAGCAAACGCATGTGGTGAATGTCCTGCGCCGTGCCGCACGCGCCGAGGTGCTGCCGCGTTTCCGCAACCTTGCCCCGGCTGACATCGACACCAAATCCGGCCCCCATGATCTGGTCACCGCTGCCGATCTGGCGGCCGAGGCAATGATCACCCGCGCCCTCGCCACGGCCTATCCGGATGCGCTGATCATCGGAGAAGAGGCGGTATCGGCCGACCCCGCCCTGCAGGACAAGATCGCCGACGCCCCGCTGGCCTTTATCCTTGATCCCATCGACGGCACATCGAATTTCGCCCACGGGCTGTCCACCTTCGGCATGATCCTTGCGGTCACGCGCTTTGGCAAACCGGCCTTCGGCGTCATCTATGACCCGGTCAATGACGACTGGGTGATCAGCGATGACACCAGCACCCCGCGCTTTGAACGCGCCCTTGGGCAGTCGCGCCCGCTGCGGGTCAGCATGGGCAAACAGATCGAGGACCTCAGCGGTTTCGTCCCGCTGGGGAACTTCAGCAAAGAGCTGCGGGTCAAAGTCGCGGCCACCATGCCCAGCTTTGCCAAGGTGAACTCCCTTCGTTGCTCGGCGCATGAATACCGCACTGTCGCCCAAGGGCACGCCGATTTCGTGCTCAGCGGGACGCTGCACCCTTGGGACCACGCAGCCGGCGCGTTGATCTGCGCCCAAGCCGGTGCCCATGTCGAGATGCTGTCGGGTGGCCCCTATGACGCGACGCTGCGCACAGGGCATATTCTGGCGGCACCGGACAAAACGACATGGAACCGCCTGCGCAAGGTCTTTGCCTTCCTCGCCGACAACTGA
- a CDS encoding MATE family efflux transporter has product MVDGRAKFLSGNLFGHVANMSLLASVGLVAVFLVDFVDMIFISMLGKAELAAAIGYAGAILFFTTSFGIGLGIAAGALVARALGQDNAQLATERTTHALCYGAVFGVIFALCVFLSLDVLVGWVGAGGETAALAVDFLQIVVPSVPFLMVGMMGSAILRAHGDARRAMMATIAGGIVNAILDPILIFTFDLGLTGAAWASFVARVVIAYTALMPIVRHYGGIAMPRPAGLWRDLMPVLSIAVPAILTQVATPVGQAYVTRAMAAYGEDAVAGMAIVSRMMPVAFAVIFALSGAVGPIIGQNFGAGDLGRVKRTYAAGVSFAALVIVVISAALFAFRAPLAAMFDAQGITLTLIYLFCGPLSLAFFFNGVLFVSNAAFNNMGHPYYSTVTNWGRNTLGMIPLVWGGSLLFGAPGVLIGQAAAGVLFGALAWVLARRMIAQGGQRKRAKPEVFARDGRLMSLLHLRR; this is encoded by the coding sequence ATGGTTGATGGGCGCGCCAAATTTTTGTCGGGCAATCTGTTCGGGCATGTCGCCAATATGTCTTTGCTGGCCTCTGTCGGGCTGGTGGCGGTGTTCCTTGTCGATTTTGTCGACATGATTTTCATCTCTATGTTGGGCAAGGCAGAGCTGGCGGCGGCCATCGGCTATGCCGGTGCGATCCTGTTTTTCACCACCTCCTTCGGGATCGGATTGGGCATCGCGGCGGGGGCCTTGGTCGCGCGGGCCTTGGGGCAGGACAACGCGCAGCTCGCGACAGAGAGGACGACCCATGCGCTGTGCTATGGCGCGGTCTTTGGCGTGATCTTTGCGCTTTGTGTGTTCCTGTCGCTGGATGTGCTGGTCGGATGGGTCGGCGCTGGCGGTGAGACGGCGGCGCTGGCGGTGGATTTCCTGCAGATCGTCGTGCCGTCGGTGCCATTTCTGATGGTTGGTATGATGGGCAGCGCGATCCTGCGGGCCCATGGGGATGCGCGGCGGGCGATGATGGCGACCATTGCGGGGGGCATCGTGAATGCCATTCTCGATCCGATCCTGATCTTTACCTTCGATCTGGGGCTGACCGGTGCGGCTTGGGCGTCTTTTGTGGCGCGGGTGGTGATTGCCTATACCGCCCTGATGCCAATTGTGCGCCACTATGGCGGGATCGCGATGCCGCGCCCCGCGGGGCTATGGCGCGATCTGATGCCCGTGTTGTCCATCGCGGTGCCCGCCATTCTGACGCAGGTCGCCACGCCGGTAGGGCAGGCCTATGTGACCCGTGCAATGGCGGCCTATGGCGAGGATGCTGTCGCAGGCATGGCGATTGTCAGCCGCATGATGCCGGTTGCCTTTGCCGTGATCTTTGCCCTGTCAGGGGCAGTAGGGCCGATCATCGGGCAGAACTTTGGCGCGGGCGATCTGGGGCGGGTCAAGCGGACCTATGCCGCGGGGGTCAGCTTTGCCGCTTTGGTGATCGTCGTGATCTCGGCCGCGCTGTTTGCCTTCCGCGCGCCGCTGGCGGCGATGTTTGATGCGCAGGGGATCACCTTGACGTTGATCTATCTGTTCTGCGGGCCGCTGTCCTTGGCGTTCTTTTTCAACGGTGTGTTGTTCGTGTCGAATGCGGCGTTCAACAATATGGGCCACCCCTATTATTCGACCGTGACCAACTGGGGTCGCAACACGCTGGGGATGATCCCGCTGGTCTGGGGTGGCAGCCTGCTGTTCGGGGCCCCCGGTGTACTGATCGGGCAGGCGGCGGCGGGGGTGCTGTTCGGGGCGCTGGCCTGGGTGCTCGCGCGGCGGATGATCGCGCAAGGCGGACAGCGCAAACGCGCCAAGCCAGAGGTTTTCGCCCGCGACGGGCGGTTGATGTCGCTACTGCACCTGCGCCGATAG